In a single window of the Enoplosus armatus isolate fEnoArm2 chromosome 15, fEnoArm2.hap1, whole genome shotgun sequence genome:
- the nkx2.9 gene encoding NK2 transcription factor related, locus 9 — MAAAPSKFSFSVRSILDLPEQDAEAASRSSPVYSSCSSSSPYTSWTDCERSPCISSDEGSLEASPDSTKPDHSSLDSEPDKGKKSKKRRVLFSKAQTLELERRFRQQRYLSGPEREQLARLLSLTPTQVKIWFQNHRYKMKRGRAEGALQDLEIPQPPLLRRVVVPILVRDGKPFHTCMLDTEKAGCLHPSPAVPFPLAYPSLQHPSPVALPPRYQQHFPTAAASRFAWRDFWSDSVHFSSFK, encoded by the exons ATGGCTGCTGCCCCGAGCAAGTTCAGTTTTTCCGTCAGGAGCATCCTGGATTTGCCTGAGCAGGATGCGGAGGCAGCGTCGCGGTCCTCCCCGGTCTACTCCTCCTGCTCATCCAGCTCGCCCTACACCTCCTGGACGGACTGCGAGCGGAGCCCATGCATAT CTTCTGATGAAGGGAGTCTCGAGGCCTCTCCCGACTCCACCAAGCCGGACCACTCGTCCCTGGACTCGGAGCCCGACAAGGGCAAGAAGAGCAAGAAGCGACGGGTGTTGTTCTCCAAGGCCCAGACCCTGGAGCTGGAGAGGCGCTTCCGCCAGCAGCGCTACCTGTCGGGCCCGGAGAGGGAGCAGCTGGCCCGGCTCCTCAGCCTGACCCCGACTCAGGTGAAGATCTGGTTCCAGAACCACCGCTACAAGATGAAGAGAGGCCGGGCAGAAGGAGCGCTGCAGGACTTGGAGATACCCCAGCCTCCGCTGCTGCGCCGGGTCGTTGTTCCGATCCTGGTCCGGGATGGGAAACCTTTTCACACCTGCATGCTTGACACGGAGAAAGCTGGCTGTTTGCATCCCTCTCCAGCGGTCCCCTTTCCCTTAGCCTACCCGTCTCTTCAGCACCCGTCCCCCGTCGCTCTCCCTCCCAGGTACCAGCAGCACTTTCCCACCGCGGCGGCCTCCAGATTCGCCTGGAGGGACTTTTGGAGCGACTCGGTCCACTTTAGTTCTTTCAAGTGA